ACCCCGAACAGGAACAGGCCGTCGAGCTGAACCAGGCGGCCGTGCGTGTCGATCGGCGCGAAAAACCCCCGGTAAGTGGGCATGACATAGAACACCAGCCCATTGGCCACAGGTTCCGGACGCCACCCTTCGAGCACGGCCGGCATGCCCGCGGCAGCCAACTCGCGCACCTGGGAAACGGTGTTGCCATCCAGGAGCACATCAAACCCCAGCAGGCGCAACAACCGGGGACTGTTCGGCTCGATGAAGCGGATCGGCAGGCGCCCGCGCTTGCCGGGTATCAGCTCCCGTGCTTCCTGACTGCGGATACGATAGGTGGGATAGCCATGCTCGATCATCTCCGCCACGAAAGCGTCTTCTTCACCCTGGTCCACCCAGGCGGCGAAGGCCACCAGCTGCACCCCCGGGGTGTTGTAACGCATGGAGCTGGCCAGCGCGGAAAGACGCGAGGCATCGAATTCGTTCATCACCTGGTAGCTGGAACCGATGGCCGTGAGCATAGCCGCGGTGGTGGCACGTACCTGCTGCAGTTCCTCGATCGCACTCTGCCCGGCGTGCAGAAAGGCCTGACGATAACCCTCGACACGGGCCGCCAGCACCATGACCAGAGTGAGCAGCCCCGGCAGCAGGAACGCCATCACGCGACCGGACCAGCGCGCTGTCCAGCGCCGCCGGTTCATTGCAGGGTCTCGAAACGCTTGGCCCTGCCGCGCAACCTGAGCGGCAACTCGATACCTGCCTCGCGCAACAGGGACTCGTTCATCCACAGATCCCATCGCTGGTTCGCAATGATGGGGATCTCCGAGGGCTTCACCCCCTCGAGGATCGCCAGTGCGGCCTCGGCCGCCCAGCGCCCCTGCTCCGCCGGGATCTTGGTGAATCCCAGCATGCTCATGGACATCATCCACTCGTGGCTGGTTACGCTTAGCCGCCGCGTATGCCCGGCAATCGCCCGCCTCGCCGCAGCGAAGTTCCAGTCGGCGATACCGGCATGACTGCCGATCACCAGATAGGGATGGTCCTGGGCCTGCCGGTAAGCCGCCACCCATTGATCACGACGGGAGACCAGACGGTACTCGACGCTCAGGCCCAGTGCCTCGGCGACCTTCTGGAAACGCGCAAGATTCTTGCGTTCCGTGGCAGTGTCAGCGGCCAGGTAGAAGAAATGGTCGCCATTGCCCGTGAGCAACTGCGCCTCGCGGATCAGGGGACGAACCGGGGCGACCTCGATCATGCCGGTCACGTTGCTGTAGGGGAAACCGTACTCGGCGACCGACCAGTTCACCCCGCAGAACACGAAGGGGATGGCGGCATCGCGGAAATAGGGCGCGATGAGATAACGCGCGGCATTGTCGTCCGCAGCAATCACCACCTGGGGATGCCATTGCTCGATCAGCGCCCTGGCACGCCGGGCTGCGGCTTCCTTGTCCGCCTGCGTCTTGTGGCGCTTGGTGTCCATGTCGAACTGACGCAGCTCACAACGCCCTCTCAATACCGCATCGATGCCTCGTTGCACGCCATCCGACCAGGCATAACCCGGGTGATAGGACGACACGAAAAGGCAGCGAGGAAGATCTGCCCAAGACGGGGAAGCCAAGCAAAATGCCAGGCAGGCGAGCCAGAACCAGCGCTGTCTCATGAGAGCACACCCTTCCCTGGTGACAGGCAGGGGCCTGAACCCATAACGGCAACGGCACCTCATCCTTGATACCACCACACTCCGAGAGCACCGCACTATAATTCAAGATCAACGACTAGTACATGATCCCCCCTTTGTCCATGGTCCGAAAGAGCGAACGCACCCGGCAACGCATCGTGGAAGCAGCCAACCGGCTGTTCTATCACCAGGGGTACCACAACACCTCATTCAGCGACGTGGTGCGTGCCGCCGGCGTGCCGCGCGGCAATATCTACTACTACTTCAAGACCAAGGACGCCATCCTGCATGCGGCCATCGACTACCGGCTGGAACGCATCCGCAGCATGCTCGAGGGCTGGAACGGCCAGTTCCGCACGCCCATCGAACGCCTGCAGCGCTTCGTTGCCCTGCTCGACGACACCAGCGAGGCCCTGGTGCAATACGGCTGCCCCATGGGCTCGCTCAACGCCGAGCTGGGCAAGACCGACCTCGCCCTGCAGGAGCACGCCGCCCAGCTGTTCCAGGTATTCCAGGAATGGCTGACCGACCAGTTCGCGGAACTGGGCTATGCCGGGCGCGCCAACGAACTGGCGCTCCGAGTGATGGCCATCGGCCAGGGCATCAGCATGATGGCGCACGTCCATCACGACACCAATCTGCTGAAACGCGAACGCCAGCGCCTCCGGCGCTGGATCGATCAGCTCGCCGACGGCAGCGGGGACTGTCTCTGAGGTCATCGAAAGGTTCGCGGCGGGGACGCCGCTCCCACTTGTAGGAGGCCCGTCCCCGGGCCGAACATTCGCGGCGGGGACGCCGGTTCAGACCGGTAACAGCGGCAGGTCGAGATAACCACCGTCACGCCGTGCCATGGCCGAATCGAGCACCGCCTGCCCGCCCAGGCGCTCGATGACCGCCTCCCCGGCATCGGCGGCGAGCGCGTCGAGCAGGCGCAATTCACGCACCAGTTTCGGCTCGAGGCTCCTGATGCGGTGCATTTCCAGCCCTTCCTCGCGGCTGCGCCGGCGCTGTTCCAGTTGCAGGGCACGCTTGGCCTCCTCGAGCTGTTCGCGCAGCGGCAGGGCCAGGTCGAAACATACCAGGGCCTCGCGCCGGGAATCGAGCACGCCGGCCTCGCCCGGCTCGACCAGGCGCGCCACCAACTGCTCGCGCGGTCGCCAGCTCAGTCGTTCCGCGACCACGGCATCGTCGTCGCGCGGGTCGGGCGGAAACTTGTGGAAGCCCCAGCGGGCGCCCAGGGCACACTCGATAAGCACCTTGTCCTGGTCGATGCGACAGTCACCGGCCGTCTCGTCGCTCACCCGCACCCAGGCACGAGGATCGTTCTTCCAGGCACAGAAGTCACGGTCCGGCGGCCGGCCATAGGCCGCCTCCAGGGCTTCCCAGGTGTGCATGAAGGCCTGCCATTCACGCTGGTAGTCGGGGTTGCGGCGCAGAAACTCCCAGGCCCAGGCCGCGCCGCCGCAGCCGCGCAGCGCCTGGTAGCCGGTCTCGTCACGCCAGTCGGCAATTCGCATCATGCGCCCATACTGGACGAAACCCCGTGACTGGTGCAATCTCGACACATGCCCTACCCCGACCTGCCAGAGATGATGCGGCGGCTGATCGGCTCGCCCTCGGTGAACAGCGTCAGCCCCGATACGGCCTGGGCACCGCCGACATGAAGGGCTTCTTCGCGGTGGTGCTCGAGGCGGTCCGCGATCTCGACCTGCACACCCTGAAACAGCCGCTGGTGCTGCTGGCCACCGCCGACGAAGAGAGCAGCATGTGCGGCGCACGCAGCCTGCTCGACCTGCACCGCCGGCTGGGGCGCCATGCGGTGATCGGCGAGCCCACCGGCCTGCGCCCGGTCCGCCTGCACAAGGGCATCACCATGGAGGCGATCCACGTCATCGGCCGCTCCGGGCATTCCAGCGATCCCGCGCTGGGCAACAATGCACTCGAGGGCATGTACCGGGTGATCGGCGAACTGCTGGCCTGGCGCGACGAACTGCAACGACATCACCACAACCCGCTGTTCGCGGTCGAGGTGCCGACACTCAACCTCGGCCATATCCACGGCGGCGACAACCCCAACCGCATCTGCGGCCAGTGCGAGCTGCACTTCGACATCCGTCCCCTGCCCGGCATGTCGCTCCAGGGGCTGCGCGAGGAACTGGACAGCCGCCTGGCACGCCTGCAGGAGACGACCGGCCTGCGCATCCACCGCGAGTCCCTGTTCGCGGGCGTGCCCGCCATGGAGACACCCGCCGAGGCCGAGATCGTGCGCGCGGTCGAGGCGCTCACCGGGTATCCTGCGGGGGCGGTCGCCTTCGCTACCGAGGGCCCCTTCCTCAACGCCATGGGCATGGACACCGTGATCCTCGGGCCCGGTCACATCGACCAGGCCCACCAGCCCGACGAGTACATCGAACTCACCCAGCTCGAACCGGCGCAGCAGATCGTCCGCCGGCTGATCGAGCGGTTTTGCCTGTAAAGGCGTCGGGCTGGGGTTCGGCCTGCCCCCTCCCGGCCTCCCCCGCAAGCGGGGGAGGCCGGGAGGGGCAGAAGCCGCAAGCCGGAGTGCAAAGAGATTGGAAAGATTCCCCTGGGCCCTACACCAGCTCGACGCGAAACACGGTACCGTCCACGCCGACCACGCGTACCCGGCTGCCGGCCGGGGCGTCCGGGCCTTCCACCCGCCACAGCGTATCATCCACGCGCACCCGACCGACACCGTTCTCGATGGGTTCGCTGAGAGTGAGCACGCGCTCGAAATACTGCTCACCGCGCCGGTTGAGCGTCGGTTCGTCGGTGGCGATGGGGCGGCGCCGCAGCAGCCCCCGCGCCACACCGATGCTGAGCACCGAGAACACCGCGAAGATCACCAGTTGCGTCTGCCACACGAGATCGGGCATCCACCACAGGATGCCGCCGACACCAGCAGCGGCCAGCCCCAGCCGCAGGAAGAATACGCCGGGCGAGACGATCTCCAGCACCACCAGGACCACCGCCAGCACCAGCCATTGCCAGTAGTCGATATGTTCCAGCCAGCTCATTGGGCGTCCTCTTTCTGGCCGACTTGCCTGGCGATCTCGGCGATGCCGGCCACCGAGCCGATCAGGCTGGCCGCCTCCAGCGGCATCATGATGACCTTCTGGTTCTCGGCCGAGGCGATGGCCTGCAGGGCCTCGGTGTATTTCTGCGCGACGAAGTAGTTGATGGCATTGATGTCGCCCTTGGCGATGGCCTGCGACACCATGGCGGTGGCGCGCGCCTCGGCCTCGGCCAGACGTTCGCGCGCCTCGGCCTCGCGGAAGGCGGCCTCCTTCTCGCCCTCGGCGGTGAGGATGGCCGACTGCTTCTCGCCCTCGGCCTTGAGGATCTCGGCCTGGCGCAGGTCCTCGGCTTCGAGGATGGCGGCGCGCTTGTCACGCTCGGCCTTCATCTGCCGGGCCATGGCGTTGTCGCAGGTGATGACCTCCTGAGAGGGCACATCGAGCACCTGTTCCATCATGTTCTGGCGACGCCCGATCTGGTCGATGACCGGCACGATCAGGTTCAGGCCAGGACGCAGGGTGCGGGTGTAACGCCCGAAACGCTCGACCGTGTATTCCATGCCCTGCGGCACCCGCTTGACGCCCAGCACCACGAGCATGACGGCAAGGACAACGAGGGCGACGACAAAGATATCCATGGCTCTGACTCCCTTTGCACTTGGGTGAAGACGGCCGGCCGGGTGCTTTCCCTGGCGGCGTGCGGCCGATATGCTTGTTTGCAAACGGCATTCTAATGGACCCTTCGCATGCCTGCACAAAGCGACAACCCGGACTTCGTGCACTGGTTCCGCCAGTCTTCGCCCTACATCCACGCTCATCGCGGCAAGGTCCTGGTGCTGTCTTTCGCCGGCGAGGCACTGCAGGACGACAGCTTCCCGCACCTGATCCACGACATCGCCCTGCTCGACGGTCTGGGCATGAAGCTGGTGCTGGTACCCGGTGCGCGCCCGCAGATCGAGGAGCGCCTGCGCCTGCGCGGCGCCGACATGCAGATCGTCAACGGCCTGCGGGTGACCGACGAGACCGCGCTGCAATGCGTGAAGGATGCGGCCGGTGCGGTACGCGTCGAGATCGAGGCCCTGCTGTCGATGGGCCTGGCCAATTCGCCCATGGCCGGCACGCGCATCCGCGTGGCCTCGGGCAATCACGTCACCGCGCGCCCCATCGGCGTGCTCGACGGCGTCGATTACCAGCACACCGGCGAGGTACGGCGCATCGATGCCGAGGCCATCCGCCGCCACCTGGACAACGAGCAAATCGTGCTGCTGCCGCCGCTGGGCTATTCGCCGACCGGCGAGGTGTTCAACCTCAACGCCACCGACGTGGCCGCCGCGGTGGCCGAGGCCCTGTCCGCCGACAAACTGGTCTACCTGACCGAGGGCCCACCGCTGGGACGCGGCAAGGCTGCCGCCAGCAGCCTGATCCCCAGCGAGGTCGAGGCCCTGGTCCGTCGGCGGCGCAGCCTGCGCGAGGGCCTGCGCCGGGTGCTCGAACGCGCGGCCGCCGCCAGCCGGGCCGGGGTGCGTCGGGTACACGTACTCGACCGCCAGCACGACGGCGTGCTGCTGCGCGAGCTGTTTACCCGCGACGGCGCCGGCCTGCTGATCACCCAGGAGCCCTACGAACAGATCCATTCGGCAAGCATCGACGACGTGGCCGGCATCCTCGAACTGATCGAGCCGCTGGAGCAGGCCGGTACACTGGCACGGCGCTCGCGCGAGCGCCTGGAACAGGAGATCGACCGCTTCGTGGTGATCGAACGCGACGGCGGCATCATCGGCTGTGCCGCGCTCTATCCCTTCGAGAAGGAGGCCATGGGCGAGCTGGCCTGCCTGGCCGTACACCCCGACTACCGGGGCGAGGGCCGCGCCGCGCAACTGCTCGAGCGCATCGAGTGGCAGGCACGCACCCAGGGCCTGCGCGAGCTGTTCGTGCTCAGCACCCGCACCGCGCACTGGTTCCGCGAACGCGGCTTCCAGCCGGCCGGCGTCGAACGCCTGCCCGGTCGCCGGCGCGATCTCTACAACTGGCAGCGCCGCAGCAAGGTGTTCATCAAGCCGCTCTGACCGCGCACGACGCGCCCGAAGGCCATTGATGGGCACGGCGCGATGCGCCTTTGCCCATCCGGCCTGTACGGATTGTTCGCGGCGGGAATGTTCACCTGTAGGAGGCCCGTCCTCGGGCCGAACATTCGCGGCGAGGACGCCGCTCCCACAGGTGATGCAGGAAGCCTGTCCTCGGGCCGAATGTTCGCGACGGGGACGTCGCTCCTACCGTAGGAGGCCCGTCCCCGGGCCGAATCTTCGCGGCGAGGACGCTGCCCCTACATGGCGACCGGGCGCATCAGTGCCCTGCAGGTCGCGGCGTTGGCCAATGACCGGCCCCGGGAGCGCAGGGCACGAGCCGCTGCGTCGACCAGCGCGGCATTGCCGGGCGCGCGACGCCCGTCCGGCAGCGCCAGTCCGTTTTCGAAACCGACCCGCACATGTCCCCCCTTCGCGGCGGCATCGAGTACCGCGGGCAGCTGCTGCTCGCCAAAGGCGCATGCCATCCAGTTGGGGCCGGGACTTCCCTCGCGCAGAAAATTCTCGAGCGTGCCTTCCGGGAAACGCCCCAGGACCAGCAACAGCGGCAGGGAAACAGCCGGCACCAGTCCCTCCGCCTGCCAGTGCCGGTAACGGCGCAGATCGTCCGGGTGATAGACGATCAGCTGTGGCAGGCAACCGGCTTCGAGCAATGCCCGCAGCAGGAACCCCGTCTCCCGCGCCTGATCCCGGTCCGGCATCAACTCGCGAATCGCCAGCGACACGGCCTCCGGCATCAGGGTACGCACGCTGTCGCGCTGCTCTTCGGACCCATAGCGCCCCGCGGCCTCGGAGGTGACCTGGATCAGCAGGCTGTCTCCCGCCGCCTCCCGGATCGCCGAGATGGCCTCGCGGTAGCGCCCGGGATCCAGGCTATGCCGGCCGGCCGCGTCGCGCACGTGAAGATGGAACAGACAGGCACCCGCCGCGGCACAGGCGACCGCCACGCGTGCCAGTGCTTCGGGGGTCAGCGGCAGGGCCGGGTGATCCGCTGCCGTACGGCGCGCCCCGTTGGGGGCGACCGCCACGATGACGGGCTCAGCCATCGCCGCTCCCGGCAATCGCCTGCTCGATGGCCGGGGCGAGACGGTCGACGATCTCGTCGAGCTGCTCCTCGGTGACGATGAACGGCGGCGCAAGCAGCACATGGTGCCCCTGGCGGCCATCGATGGTGCCGTGCATGGGATAGCACATCAGCCCGCGCTCGAGCGCCAGTGCACGAATCCGCGCGTCCAGGCGGGTCTCGGGCGCAAAGGGTTCACGCCTGGCGCGGTCACGCACCAGCTCCAGCCCGAGCAACAGCCCGCGTCCCCGGATATCCCCCACGTGCGGATGATCGCCGAAGCGCGCGACAAGGCGCTGCTGCAACTGCTGCCCGCGCAGACGCACCTGCCCGACCAGCCCTTCTTCCAGGATCGTCTGTCCCACGGCCAGGGCGGCGGCCAGCGCAGAGGCATGCGCCATGTAGGTGTGGCCATGCTGGAAATAGCCGGTGCCGCTACGGATGCGCTCGTGGATCGCCTCGGATACCAGCAGGGCCGCGACCGGCTGGTAGCCGGCGCCCAGCCCCTTGGCCAACACCACGATATCCGGCACCACGCCTTCCTGTTCGAAGGCGTAGAAGCTGCCGGTGCGGCCTATACCGCACATCACCTCGTCGAAGATCAGCAACACCCCGTGACGATCGCAGATCTCGCGGATGCGGCGGAAATACCCCGGTGCCGGCGGCACGGCCCCCGCGGTAGCGCCCACCACTGGCTCGGCAATGAAGGCGATGACATTCTCCGGCCCGAGTTCCTGCAGCTTGCGTTCCAGCTCGTCTGCCGCGCGCCGCCCATAGGCTTCCGGTGTCTCGTCAGGCCGCCGATGCCGGTAGGCATAACAGGGCGGGATGTGATGCGAGGGCATCAGCAAGGGGTCGAAGGGTTCTCGCCGCCAGCGATTGCCGCCCACCGCCAGGGCGCCCAGCGTATTGCCGTGATAGCTCTGTTCACGTGCCACGAACCAGCGCCGCTGCGACTCGCCGGCCTCGAGGTGATACTGGCGGGCCAGCTTGAGTGCGGCCTCCACCGCCTCGGAACCGCCGGACAGGTAATACACGCGTTCGAGTCCCGGAGGCGCCTGTTCCACCAGCAGTTCAGCGAGGCGCTCGCAGGGTTCGGTGGTGAAGAAGCTCGAATGCACATAGGGCATGGTCGCCATCTGGCGCTGTACCGCCTCCACTACCCGCGGATGGCCATAGCCCAGCGAACAGACCGCCGCGCCGCCACAGGCATCGAGGTAGCGCCGGCCCTGGTCGTCGATCACCCAGGGACCTTCGCCTGTCACGGCCAGCGGCAATGCCGCATCGCAACGACGGTGAAAGACTCGACTCGGAGGCTCCTCGGCAATGGCGGTCTTCTGAAGCATTTCCTTTTTGCATCCTCTTGGTTGGTGACACCCTCGAAAAGGGACCGGCACGACGGGCCATTTCCTGCAGAACATCCGTCATGATCGCGACAAGAGACCGAAAGCCACACATGACGATATGCACTGCGGATTTGCATGACTTATAGCCAACGCAAAATGCTATTGCAACTGGAAATGCAGAAAAAATGTCGATTTGCGTACAGGATGCAATGTCGGCCCCCTGACAGGGGGGCGCATTCCCCTCCCCCGTGAAATCGGGGCGGTTGGAAAGGGATCTTCAAACAAGGACTCGAGCCCCCGCCTGCCTCCCGCACGCGGGGGAGAAACTGGTTCGGGGAACCTTGGGGAAAGGGGCGATCAGGGAGAGGGACTGATGCGCAGGTCGGTCACGAGTTTTTCGTGCAGCTTCAGCCGCTCCACCGCCCGCGGCCCCAGGCGAGTGGCCGTCTCCAGCAGCAGCGCCTCGGAGAGAATGAACGAGGAAGCGACGTTGTTGGCGAAGAACGCGCCGGAGGTGTTGGCAATCAGGGTCTGCTCGGCATGCTGGGCCAACGGTGAACTGTAGGCATCGGTCAGTGCCACCACGCGAATCCCCTGCTCGCGCGCCAGCTGGGCCAGCTCGCGCGCCGAGCTGGTGTAGGGCGCCGTGCCGATCAGGAACAGCAGGTCGCCGGGTCGCAACTGCAGCAGGCCGTGAGCCAGCCCCTCGCTGGAGTCGGCAAGCAGCGCGACCTCCTCGCGTATCAGGCCCAGGCAGTAAGCGATGAACGAGGCCAGCGAATGGAACAGCCGCGCGCCGTAGATGCGGATCCGCTCGGCCTCGACCAGCATGCCCGCCACCCGGTCGAACACCTCGGGGTCGAGATGCGACATCAGGATCTGCAGGTTGTTCAGCTCGTCCTTCGCCACCCTCTGCAGGGTATCCAGCGGCGATTCGACGTTGAGCCAGTGACTGGCCCGTTCGGAGAACGGTGCCCCCGGATGC
The sequence above is a segment of the endosymbiont of unidentified scaly snail isolate Monju genome. Coding sequences within it:
- a CDS encoding CHASE domain-containing protein, yielding MNRRRWTARWSGRVMAFLLPGLLTLVMVLAARVEGYRQAFLHAGQSAIEELQQVRATTAAMLTAIGSSYQVMNEFDASRLSALASSMRYNTPGVQLVAFAAWVDQGEEDAFVAEMIEHGYPTYRIRSQEARELIPGKRGRLPIRFIEPNSPRLLRLLGFDVLLDGNTVSQVRELAAAGMPAVLEGWRPEPVANGLVFYVMPTYRGFFAPIDTHGRLVQLDGLFLFGVDPQVMVSKLERLHPEVTLVLGPVPAGKATGGGVIVRPVFEDGDLGLRLTTIQATLDGLGGCT
- a CDS encoding ABC transporter substrate-binding protein; this translates as MSSYHPGYAWSDGVQRGIDAVLRGRCELRQFDMDTKRHKTQADKEAAARRARALIEQWHPQVVIAADDNAARYLIAPYFRDAAIPFVFCGVNWSVAEYGFPYSNVTGMIEVAPVRPLIREAQLLTGNGDHFFYLAADTATERKNLARFQKVAEALGLSVEYRLVSRRDQWVAAYRQAQDHPYLVIGSHAGIADWNFAAARRAIAGHTRRLSVTSHEWMMSMSMLGFTKIPAEQGRWAAEAALAILEGVKPSEIPIIANQRWDLWMNESLLREAGIELPLRLRGRAKRFETLQ
- a CDS encoding TetR/AcrR family transcriptional regulator; translation: MIPPLSMVRKSERTRQRIVEAANRLFYHQGYHNTSFSDVVRAAGVPRGNIYYYFKTKDAILHAAIDYRLERIRSMLEGWNGQFRTPIERLQRFVALLDDTSEALVQYGCPMGSLNAELGKTDLALQEHAAQLFQVFQEWLTDQFAELGYAGRANELALRVMAIGQGISMMAHVHHDTNLLKRERQRLRRWIDQLADGSGDCL
- a CDS encoding transcriptional regulator domain-containing protein, which translates into the protein MMRIADWRDETGYQALRGCGGAAWAWEFLRRNPDYQREWQAFMHTWEALEAAYGRPPDRDFCAWKNDPRAWVRVSDETAGDCRIDQDKVLIECALGARWGFHKFPPDPRDDDAVVAERLSWRPREQLVARLVEPGEAGVLDSRREALVCFDLALPLREQLEEAKRALQLEQRRRSREEGLEMHRIRSLEPKLVRELRLLDALAADAGEAVIERLGGQAVLDSAMARRDGGYLDLPLLPV
- the argE gene encoding acetylornithine deacetylase, producing the protein MTGAISTHALPRPARDDAAADRLALGEQRQPRYGLGTADMKGFFAVVLEAVRDLDLHTLKQPLVLLATADEESSMCGARSLLDLHRRLGRHAVIGEPTGLRPVRLHKGITMEAIHVIGRSGHSSDPALGNNALEGMYRVIGELLAWRDELQRHHHNPLFAVEVPTLNLGHIHGGDNPNRICGQCELHFDIRPLPGMSLQGLREELDSRLARLQETTGLRIHRESLFAGVPAMETPAEAEIVRAVEALTGYPAGAVAFATEGPFLNAMGMDTVILGPGHIDQAHQPDEYIELTQLEPAQQIVRRLIERFCL
- a CDS encoding NfeD family protein; the encoded protein is MSWLEHIDYWQWLVLAVVLVVLEIVSPGVFFLRLGLAAAGVGGILWWMPDLVWQTQLVIFAVFSVLSIGVARGLLRRRPIATDEPTLNRRGEQYFERVLTLSEPIENGVGRVRVDDTLWRVEGPDAPAGSRVRVVGVDGTVFRVELV
- a CDS encoding SPFH domain-containing protein; translation: MDIFVVALVVLAVMLVVLGVKRVPQGMEYTVERFGRYTRTLRPGLNLIVPVIDQIGRRQNMMEQVLDVPSQEVITCDNAMARQMKAERDKRAAILEAEDLRQAEILKAEGEKQSAILTAEGEKEAAFREAEARERLAEAEARATAMVSQAIAKGDINAINYFVAQKYTEALQAIASAENQKVIMMPLEAASLIGSVAGIAEIARQVGQKEDAQ
- the argA gene encoding amino-acid N-acetyltransferase, which gives rise to MPAQSDNPDFVHWFRQSSPYIHAHRGKVLVLSFAGEALQDDSFPHLIHDIALLDGLGMKLVLVPGARPQIEERLRLRGADMQIVNGLRVTDETALQCVKDAAGAVRVEIEALLSMGLANSPMAGTRIRVASGNHVTARPIGVLDGVDYQHTGEVRRIDAEAIRRHLDNEQIVLLPPLGYSPTGEVFNLNATDVAAAVAEALSADKLVYLTEGPPLGRGKAAASSLIPSEVEALVRRRRSLREGLRRVLERAAAASRAGVRRVHVLDRQHDGVLLRELFTRDGAGLLITQEPYEQIHSASIDDVAGILELIEPLEQAGTLARRSRERLEQEIDRFVVIERDGGIIGCAALYPFEKEAMGELACLAVHPDYRGEGRAAQLLERIEWQARTQGLRELFVLSTRTAHWFRERGFQPAGVERLPGRRRDLYNWQRRSKVFIKPL
- a CDS encoding BKACE family enzyme, with amino-acid sequence MAEPVIVAVAPNGARRTAADHPALPLTPEALARVAVACAAAGACLFHLHVRDAAGRHSLDPGRYREAISAIREAAGDSLLIQVTSEAAGRYGSEEQRDSVRTLMPEAVSLAIRELMPDRDQARETGFLLRALLEAGCLPQLIVYHPDDLRRYRHWQAEGLVPAVSLPLLLVLGRFPEGTLENFLREGSPGPNWMACAFGEQQLPAVLDAAAKGGHVRVGFENGLALPDGRRAPGNAALVDAAARALRSRGRSLANAATCRALMRPVAM
- a CDS encoding aspartate aminotransferase family protein, encoding MLQKTAIAEEPPSRVFHRRCDAALPLAVTGEGPWVIDDQGRRYLDACGGAAVCSLGYGHPRVVEAVQRQMATMPYVHSSFFTTEPCERLAELLVEQAPPGLERVYYLSGGSEAVEAALKLARQYHLEAGESQRRWFVAREQSYHGNTLGALAVGGNRWRREPFDPLLMPSHHIPPCYAYRHRRPDETPEAYGRRAADELERKLQELGPENVIAFIAEPVVGATAGAVPPAPGYFRRIREICDRHGVLLIFDEVMCGIGRTGSFYAFEQEGVVPDIVVLAKGLGAGYQPVAALLVSEAIHERIRSGTGYFQHGHTYMAHASALAAALAVGQTILEEGLVGQVRLRGQQLQQRLVARFGDHPHVGDIRGRGLLLGLELVRDRARREPFAPETRLDARIRALALERGLMCYPMHGTIDGRQGHHVLLAPPFIVTEEQLDEIVDRLAPAIEQAIAGSGDG
- a CDS encoding MurR/RpiR family transcriptional regulator, whose amino-acid sequence is MARKQTTRKRRLRRAPASLQELRELLARFRAGEGLATPGEKSIAALSFMLDNPTEAAVYSISRLAEELGVNPSTLTRLAKLLGFPGFSAFQALFRAELTHPGAPFSERASHWLNVESPLDTLQRVAKDELNNLQILMSHLDPEVFDRVAGMLVEAERIRIYGARLFHSLASFIAYCLGLIREEVALLADSSEGLAHGLLQLRPGDLLFLIGTAPYTSSARELAQLAREQGIRVVALTDAYSSPLAQHAEQTLIANTSGAFFANNVASSFILSEALLLETATRLGPRAVERLKLHEKLVTDLRISPSP